The sequence TGGCCCTGGCTCGCGAGGATTGTCGTCCGGGAGCGGGCGGAAGTTGACTCCCGCCGCGTGTTTCATCGGGCCCGGGCCCGTGTATCAGCCGTGGACGACGCGCCCGAAGTCGCGCATCCACTGGAGCTCCTGCGCGCTCATGGGCCCGCGCTCCAGGGCTGCGAGGTTGTCGTCGAGCTGAGAGACATTGGCGGGCCCGGTGAGGACCACGTCCACGTGCGGGTTGGAGAGGCAGAAGCGGTAGCAGTCTCCGGCGGTGGGTACGGGGCCGTCCCAGCCGCGCGGGCGCTTGAGGAGGCGGCGCCAGCTCGTGGCGGTGTAGGCGATGAGCGCGGGCTTGCGGCGCGCGAGGTGCGGGAAGATGTCGCGCTCGGCGCCGGGGTGGGCGGCGTTGTAGCGAATCATCAGCGAGTCCAGCGGCGAGCTCTCCGCGAGCTGCCCGGCGCGCTCTCGGTCATGGATGGACACGCCGAGCGAACGCACCTTGCCTTCCTCCTTGAGCTTCATCAGCACGTCCACCGTGCCCGGAGTCCACGCGCTCGTGGTGCCGAGCCAGTAGAGCTGGAAGGTGTCCAGGTAGTCCGTGCCGAGCACCTTGAGGGCGCGCTCGCAGCCTCGGCGCACCTGGCTCGGGAACCAGCCCAGCGTGGGGCCGGCGGCGACGACGTAGCGCTCGCGGTGCTGCTTGAGGGACTCGCGGAGCACGCGCGTGAGCTTGCGCGCGGTGGGCGTCCAGAAGACGTAGTTGAGGCCGCGCTCGAAGGCGGCGCGCATGCCGGACTCGTCGATGCCGTAGTTGGCGGCCAGCCCCAGCCGGTGCACGGACTTTCCGAAGACAGGAACGAAGCGGTGCGTGAAGTCCTGCGCGGTGACAGCGACAGCGGTCGTCATGTGGGCCCCCCCGGCCGACGGCCATCGTATGCCGCCTTCGCATCCCTTGTGCTCGGGATGCGGGCTCGGGGGCCGGGCAGGTCGGGTGCTACCCGGGCTGTCATGCGACGTGAGGCGTGGACGGTCCGCGCTCGGGAGCTCGGACCGTCCGGGGGGGCCGCGGCCGGGTGC comes from Pyxidicoccus parkwaysis and encodes:
- a CDS encoding aldo/keto reductase — its product is MTTAVAVTAQDFTHRFVPVFGKSVHRLGLAANYGIDESGMRAAFERGLNYVFWTPTARKLTRVLRESLKQHRERYVVAAGPTLGWFPSQVRRGCERALKVLGTDYLDTFQLYWLGTTSAWTPGTVDVLMKLKEEGKVRSLGVSIHDRERAGQLAESSPLDSLMIRYNAAHPGAERDIFPHLARRKPALIAYTATSWRRLLKRPRGWDGPVPTAGDCYRFCLSNPHVDVVLTGPANVSQLDDNLAALERGPMSAQELQWMRDFGRVVHG